The Xanthocytophaga agilis DNA window ATATACTACGTATATTTCAGAATCACGGGTTTCTGCCACGGACAGTGCATGAATCTCCAAACTCAGCTAGTGTGTTACGCTTAGTGGAAGCAGGAATAGGAATAACTTTGATGGGAAAATCTACTCTTAAAGGCATACAACTGGATATAAAATATCAGGAGCTGAGCAACATTCCGGATAAGGTAGAGATGCGATTAGTGTGGGCTCAGGAGAGAACAGCAGAACTGTCTGCATTTCTGGAACTCTTGAAACAGTTTTTGCCTACACCTGACCACATAAAAGATTAAACAAAAAAAGATTCCAATAATTGGAATCCTTTTTTGTTTAGTAATTCAGATTAGAAGCTTACAGGCACAACAACGCTTGTCTGGTCCCATTCGATTTTCAGATCTTTATCACTTGGTGTAATAGTGAATTTTTCTACTGGAGAAGAAAGTTTTTTCACTGGTACTTTTACTTCCAATACGTTCTTATCCTTATATTTATCATATTCAAATGCTCCAAACTGACCTAACTGGCTATTCAACAATACAGTCCATTCTTTTTCTTCCGGAATAGTAAATAGTGTATAGGTTCCAGCTTTTACAGGAGTTCCGCCGAATTTTCCGTCTTTTGTAAATGTAATTTCAGTAGCTTGGTTCGCACCTGTACGCCATACTTTTCCAAAAGGTTCAATGCCATTAGGTCCGAAAATAGTCCGGCCTCTTTTAGAAGGCTGTCCATAGGAAACTTTAATAAATTTACTTTCAGATGTAATACGTGGGCTTTTAGGAGGATTTTGGCCAAAAGCAAGAATAGATGCCAGGGCAAATGCGAATGTAAGCAGAATTGATTTTTTCATGATAATTGAATAGTTAAAGGTTTTGCGCAAACTACTGTACAAGTATTATACCATAGATGGCAATCCGTGGTTTGAGATTTAGATAATCTGTTTTTATTATCTAAATGCAACTTGAAAGATTCTATGATCACTATCAAATTACATATTGATGAACGGTTGTATTACTAGATAAAAGCTATACAGGTATTTTCTTGTTCATTCTGATTTTCATTCCATCATAGCCCATTCGAATAAATGGTGGCAGCATTTTATTAATTGTGGAATGCAGTCCCATTCGATGGCTAATATGAGTGAGGTACGCCTCTTCTGGTTGTAATCTTGTAAGGATTTCGACTGCTTCATTCAACGTAAAATGGGAAAGATGTGGCTCTTGTTGCAGGGCATCAAATACAATTACTCTGGAGCCTTTTAACTTTTCCATCTCTGTTTCTGAAATGTAGTTGGCATCTGTAATATAAGAAAAATCACCTATTCGAAAGCCCAGAACTGGTAATTTGTAATGAAGTACATCAATGGGAATGATCGTGGTATTTTGTATAGAAAAAGGATGTTCGTCAATTGTATGAAGTTGAATCTGTGGAATACCCGGATATTTGAATTCGGCAAATGCATAGGCAAAATCACGTTGCAGGGAGTCCAGTACACGTTGTTGACCATACACGGGCATATCCCGGTTCTGACGGAAGTTATATGCTCGTATATCATCCAGGCCGGCTGTGTGATCTTTATGCTCATGGGTAAACAATACGGCATCCAGTGTATTGATTCTTTCCCGAAGCATTTGTTGACGAAAGTCCGGACCGGTATCAATGACAAGGCTCAGATCATCTGTTTGTATATGTACGGAAGTACGAAGTCTTTTGTCTCGAAAGTCAACTGAACGGCAAACTTCACAATCACAGCCTATTACCGGAACGCCTTGTGAAGTACCTGTGCCGAGTAGGGTAATAACCATAAAGCAAATAGAAAAATTAATGTGGCAGACTCTATGATCTTACAAAAGGGCAATATTCAAAGGATTTGTTTTGCGCTTAGGATGTAGTCGGTGTTGTTTCTTTATCTTTTGTCTCTTCTCCTTTTAGCTCAGAGAACAGCTTTTTACTTTTCTCTGTCATTTTCTCGGTGCTCAGGTCTACAGATCTAAGAATCTCAACTACACTATTGATACGTCCTTCTAATGGTAAAAACTTATTGACAACAACTATTTTGGTCTCTTTTAACACACACCAACCCGTTTTGAAGTTGCCTTTTTCGTAACGGAGTATATAATCAGACTCTGCAAAGATATCTTCGATCTTTGATAAAAACTGCGGTGTATATTTCATGAGGTATAAAAGCATAAAATAGCAGACTGTACATAGAATATATAAACAGTTCTGCTATTTTATGTGCTATTAGTGGATAAAATCCGAAATAAGCTTTAAATTATTCAGAAGACCTTTAAACTAATCGTATAAAATCAGGCCTTATTGGTGAGCTTTTTTACAACTTCCACCAACTGATCAAAGTTTAAAGGCTTAGGTAGATATTCATTGATTCCTACTGCCTGGAACTCTTCCATTGTATAGTTTTTTGCATTTCCTGTAATAGCAACCAATGGTATATTGGCTTTTACCGGATCAGGCAATGCTCTTACCTGTCTTGCACACTCCATACCATCCATAACAGGCATATTGATATCTAATAGAATAATGTCAAAGTTTTCTTTTTCAAGTGCGCTTAGTACTTGTTCTCCATTTTTTACAGAAGAGATAGCACATCCTTGCTGTTCAAGAATTTTTTTGGTTAGATTTTGAATAACCGAACTATCTTCGGCAATGAGTACTTTTTTGCTGTCTGCCATTTTTCAGGTAGTAGTTATAAATATTAAGTTGTTACAAAATTTAAACAATTCTGATCTGATATACGTGCTAAGATTCTGTTTTTGCCTCTATATCAGTTCCTAAGATCTCCTTATAGGAGTTTTCAAATATCTCAATTTCTTTTTGAATCTTCAGCAGATTCTTTTTTAAATTTTTGACGACATTGTTTTTCAGGTCAGCTTCTGTCGTGCGTGCAAAATTAGCAATTTTTTCAATACCTAATGTGCCTGAATTTCCTTTCAATGTATGTAAGTTGCTTAAAATCTTCTTATAATCTTTTGAAGGTAAAGCTTCCATGTTTTCATTCATTTGTTCATAGGCTTCAGCAATAAACTCTTCGAGTGTTGCCAGCACCATCTCTTCCCCACCATATTTCTTTAACTGTCCTATTACTTCCAGATTGAGGACAGGAAACTCTTTTTCTGCTTCTGATACGATAACAGGGGCAGTTTTTGGTTCTGAGACTTGAGGGGTGATTGATTCTACTGATACATGCTGAGACGCTATTATCGGGTGTATTACATTTGTATTTGCTTTCAGGTTTCCCGATTTGTCAAACCATTCTTTTACTTTCTGAATGAGTGCCGCTGCGCGGATCGGCTTTGCTATGTAATCATCCATTC harbors:
- a CDS encoding DUF2911 domain-containing protein, translating into MKKSILLTFAFALASILAFGQNPPKSPRITSESKFIKVSYGQPSKRGRTIFGPNGIEPFGKVWRTGANQATEITFTKDGKFGGTPVKAGTYTLFTIPEEKEWTVLLNSQLGQFGAFEYDKYKDKNVLEVKVPVKKLSSPVEKFTITPSDKDLKIEWDQTSVVVPVSF
- a CDS encoding MBL fold metallo-hydrolase, which codes for MVITLLGTGTSQGVPVIGCDCEVCRSVDFRDKRLRTSVHIQTDDLSLVIDTGPDFRQQMLRERINTLDAVLFTHEHKDHTAGLDDIRAYNFRQNRDMPVYGQQRVLDSLQRDFAYAFAEFKYPGIPQIQLHTIDEHPFSIQNTTIIPIDVLHYKLPVLGFRIGDFSYITDANYISETEMEKLKGSRVIVFDALQQEPHLSHFTLNEAVEILTRLQPEEAYLTHISHRMGLHSTINKMLPPFIRMGYDGMKIRMNKKIPV
- a CDS encoding response regulator codes for the protein MADSKKVLIAEDSSVIQNLTKKILEQQGCAISSVKNGEQVLSALEKENFDIILLDINMPVMDGMECARQVRALPDPVKANIPLVAITGNAKNYTMEEFQAVGINEYLPKPLNFDQLVEVVKKLTNKA